From Heliangelus exortis chromosome W unlocalized genomic scaffold, bHelExo1.hap1 SUPER_W_unloc_2, whole genome shotgun sequence, the proteins below share one genomic window:
- the LOC139790601 gene encoding zinc finger protein 3-like, whose translation MSYTCPDCGKGFRWRSAFIKHQRIHTGEKPFKCSECGKGFAQSSHLSRHHRIHTGEKLYPCTHCGKAFNNSTSWINHQHVHTGEKPYTCPQCGKGFRESSGLTRHRRIHRGERPYKCPECGKSFTASSSLTRHLRIHTGERPYKCPDCGKSFRQSSHLKKHQRLHTNEKL comes from the coding sequence ATGTCCTACACCTGCCCTGACTGCGGGAAAGGTTTTAGGTGGAGATCAGCTTTCATCAAGCATCAACGGATCCATACGGGTGAAAAACCCTTTAAATGTTCTGAGTGTGGGAAGGGGTTTGCCCAGAGTTCCCATTTATCACGCCATCACCGCATCCATACAGGAGAGAAGTTGTATCCCTGCACTCACTGTGGGAAAGCCTTCAACAACAGCACCTCTTGGATTAATCACCAACATGTCCATACTGGGGAAAAACCCTACACGTGTCCCCAGTGTGGGAAGGGCTTCAGAGAAAGTTCAGGTCTCACCCGACACCGACGGATCCATAGGGGTGAACGTCCCTACAAGTGTCCCGAGTGCGGGAAGAGCTTCACAGCCAGCTCAAGTCTCACCCGACACCTACGGATCCATACAGGTGAACGTCCCTACAAGTGTCCTGACTGTGGGAAGAGCTTCCGTCAAAGCTCCCATTTGAAGAAGCATCAAC